The Paenibacillus sp. FSL R7-0204 genome includes a region encoding these proteins:
- a CDS encoding response regulator transcription factor encodes MNERVLVADDDPNITDVCRRYLEREGYLVTTAKDGLEALELWRSQPPSLMVLDLMMPHKNGWEVCSEIRQTEDLPIIMLTARGEEQDRLMGLTMGADDYLTKPFSPRELVLRVQAILRRMRYVQVSPVTATEHTIKYEGLTLDVGKRTVEINGQAIDLTVTEFEMLYLLASHPGQVFSRTQMLSKIWDFSYEGDTTTVTVHIRRLREKIEQTPSDPKYIKTVWGIGYKFAGDGI; translated from the coding sequence ATGAATGAACGAGTGCTGGTCGCGGATGATGATCCGAATATTACCGATGTGTGCCGCAGGTATCTGGAACGGGAGGGGTATCTGGTCACCACCGCCAAGGACGGCTTGGAGGCGCTAGAGCTATGGCGCAGCCAGCCGCCCAGCCTAATGGTGCTAGATCTGATGATGCCGCATAAGAACGGCTGGGAGGTGTGCAGTGAGATCCGGCAGACCGAAGATCTCCCGATCATTATGCTGACAGCGCGCGGCGAGGAGCAGGATCGCTTGATGGGGCTGACGATGGGAGCGGATGATTATCTGACCAAGCCCTTCAGTCCAAGGGAGCTCGTCCTGCGGGTGCAGGCGATTCTGCGCAGAATGAGATATGTCCAGGTATCGCCGGTTACTGCCACTGAGCACACGATCAAATACGAAGGGCTGACCCTCGATGTCGGCAAGCGTACGGTAGAGATCAACGGGCAGGCGATTGACTTGACGGTGACCGAATTCGAAATGCTGTATCTGCTGGCGAGCCATCCGGGGCAGGTGTTCTCCCGGACGCAGATGCTGAGCAAGATCTGGGATTTCAGCTATGAAGGAGATACGACTACCGTTACGGTGCATATAAGAAGATTACGCGAGAAGATCGAACAGACCCCCTCCGACCCGAAATACATCAAGACGGTCTGGGGAATCGGCTATAAGTTTGCAGGTGATGGCATCTGA
- a CDS encoding ABC transporter ATP-binding protein yields MTARRWVMTFIRMHKLVFVCGFFVTTLMTLVNLMYPFLGGRLIDIAFYEQDLNAFLKLCLIYAGILLFNQFIVATLNNLISSQMMTGFVFDIRRALFRKILHQKGKDLSGMYSGDLISRINRDAKDIMNLLFWSGLWGYSNLLHIVFAVGFMFYYHVLLGVFTVVLVPVVFLASKYFKQRALRVNRDLAEEQGRLSSYLFEIVANMREIKLLNAGRLVTRTYLRRTVSIHHKNVDNGRIEVTTERVNAFITLAAQLLLFIICARLIVKGQMQLGVFVAAASYFNMAVTYFSSINSKISDTWGQNVSLQRVAELLNEEEEDYREGLLPTLITEGTIEFCNVSFGYTEERRVLDGFNLRVEGGSTVGIAGRSGAGKTTLGSLLCSLYPIDGGELLIDGRNVNEYNLHSLRSQVGVVHQETVLYDNTLRYNLSFTNNRDQDSLLLEALKRAALHELVLNLPDGLDTVLGTSGQELSGGQKQRLAIARILVKNPKILVFDEATSSLDSKNEALIRQMTSELAQDRTLIIIAHRLSTLRGCDRIAVLEDGRVTGYDTHDVLIRSNKTYIDLFSEQSAGGEAV; encoded by the coding sequence GTGACTGCAAGACGCTGGGTGATGACGTTCATACGGATGCACAAGCTGGTGTTTGTATGCGGTTTCTTTGTGACTACTTTAATGACTCTGGTGAACCTGATGTATCCGTTCCTGGGCGGACGGCTGATTGATATCGCTTTTTATGAACAGGATCTGAATGCTTTCCTGAAGCTATGCCTGATCTATGCCGGAATTCTCCTGTTCAATCAGTTTATTGTGGCGACGCTGAACAATCTGATCTCCTCCCAGATGATGACGGGGTTCGTGTTCGATATCCGGCGGGCGCTATTCCGCAAAATTCTGCATCAAAAGGGGAAGGACCTCTCGGGGATGTACAGCGGCGACCTGATCAGCCGGATAAACCGCGATGCCAAGGACATTATGAATCTCCTCTTCTGGAGCGGACTGTGGGGGTATTCCAATCTGCTGCATATCGTGTTCGCCGTGGGCTTCATGTTCTATTATCATGTCCTGCTGGGAGTGTTCACGGTGGTGCTGGTGCCTGTCGTGTTCTTGGCCTCGAAATACTTTAAGCAACGGGCGCTTAGAGTTAACCGGGATCTGGCAGAGGAGCAGGGGAGGCTGTCCTCGTACTTATTTGAAATTGTGGCCAATATGCGGGAGATCAAGCTGCTGAATGCCGGAAGGCTGGTAACCCGTACCTATCTTAGGCGGACAGTCTCTATCCATCACAAGAATGTGGACAATGGAAGAATCGAGGTAACCACCGAGCGGGTGAACGCATTCATCACGCTTGCCGCACAGCTGCTGCTGTTCATCATCTGCGCCCGGTTGATCGTGAAGGGGCAGATGCAGTTAGGTGTTTTTGTGGCTGCCGCCAGCTATTTCAATATGGCGGTGACTTACTTCAGCTCGATCAATAGCAAGATTAGCGATACCTGGGGCCAAAATGTATCTTTGCAGCGTGTTGCGGAGCTTCTGAATGAAGAGGAAGAGGACTATAGAGAAGGCCTTCTGCCCACACTGATTACAGAGGGGACGATTGAATTTTGCAATGTCAGCTTCGGATATACGGAGGAGAGACGGGTGCTGGACGGGTTCAATCTCCGTGTGGAGGGAGGGAGCACTGTGGGCATTGCCGGAAGGAGCGGAGCCGGGAAAACAACGCTCGGAAGCCTGCTCTGTAGCCTCTATCCCATTGACGGCGGTGAGCTTCTGATCGATGGCCGCAACGTGAACGAATATAACCTGCACAGCTTGCGGAGTCAGGTGGGCGTGGTTCATCAGGAAACGGTTCTGTACGATAACACGCTGCGGTATAATCTCTCTTTTACGAATAATCGTGATCAGGACAGTCTGCTACTCGAAGCACTTAAGAGAGCTGCGCTGCATGAGCTGGTCCTGAATCTCCCGGACGGGCTGGACACGGTGCTGGGGACTTCCGGGCAGGAATTATCGGGTGGCCAAAAGCAGCGTCTGGCTATTGCGCGAATCCTGGTCAAGAATCCGAAAATTCTGGTCTTCGATGAAGCGACTTCGTCCCTCGACAGCAAGAATGAGGCGTTGATCCGGCAGATGACCAGTGAGCTTGCTCAAGACCGGACGCTGATCATCATCGCCCATCGGTTGTCCACGCTTAGAGGCTGTGACCGGATTGCAGTGCTGGAGGATGGCCGGGTCACAGGCTACGATACTCACGATGTATTGATCAGAAGCAACAAAACGTACATAGATCTATTTAGCGAACAGTCTGCAGGAGGCGAAGCGGTATGA
- a CDS encoding sensor histidine kinase, whose product MKLRTYLLLSSLTGIGVLLICLFVSYSRMLLTIDQLYYLSGITAGIGVFSFIVQHLLTRPVEKSIARITEQTVRIAEGDFHTEVPTIGPHEFKLLARQFNEMSSKLKESFDHLHQSESARRELIANVSHDLRTPLASIQSFVEALEDDVIKEEETFQRYLNTIRLETKRLAGLIQDLFELSSLEASGGTFDPQPCHADELLISTLESFSFHLAEKRLKVEIELPDKLPAALMMPTQIKRVLSNLVQNAIQHSPEEGNIVLSAAEEGPFLRIAVSDEGQGIEAAETARIFERFYRIDKSRNKNSGGAGLGLAIAQSIVELHGGKIGVESTKGSGSCFWFTVPIYTSR is encoded by the coding sequence ATGAAGCTGCGTACCTATCTGCTATTGTCCAGTCTCACGGGGATCGGCGTATTGTTGATCTGTCTATTCGTCAGTTATTCCCGGATGCTGCTGACCATCGATCAGCTATATTATCTGTCCGGTATCACAGCCGGGATCGGCGTGTTCTCCTTCATCGTCCAGCATCTGCTGACACGGCCGGTGGAGAAGTCCATTGCCCGGATTACCGAGCAGACGGTACGGATTGCCGAGGGGGATTTCCACACCGAAGTCCCCACGATCGGCCCGCACGAGTTCAAGCTGCTGGCCCGGCAATTCAATGAGATGAGCAGTAAGTTAAAAGAGAGCTTCGACCATCTCCACCAGTCCGAGTCCGCCCGGCGGGAGCTGATCGCGAATGTCTCCCACGATCTGCGGACCCCTCTTGCCTCCATTCAGTCATTCGTGGAAGCACTGGAGGATGATGTGATCAAGGAAGAAGAGACCTTCCAGCGGTATCTGAATACGATCCGGCTGGAGACGAAGCGGCTGGCGGGGCTGATCCAGGACCTCTTTGAACTATCCAGCCTGGAGGCCAGCGGCGGAACCTTCGACCCGCAGCCGTGCCATGCAGATGAACTGCTGATCAGCACGCTGGAGAGCTTCTCCTTCCATCTGGCGGAGAAGCGGCTGAAGGTCGAAATTGAGCTGCCGGATAAGCTGCCCGCGGCCCTGATGATGCCCACGCAGATTAAGCGGGTACTGTCCAATCTTGTGCAGAATGCGATTCAACATTCCCCTGAAGAAGGCAACATCGTGCTGTCCGCCGCCGAGGAAGGCCCGTTCCTGCGAATCGCTGTTAGCGATGAGGGGCAGGGAATTGAAGCGGCGGAGACCGCACGGATCTTCGAACGGTTCTACCGGATAGATAAATCACGCAATAAGAATAGCGGAGGCGCCGGACTGGGTCTTGCCATCGCCCAATCCATTGTGGAGCTGCATGGCGGCAAGATTGGTGTAGAGAGCACTAAGGGTTCCGGAAGCTGCTTCTGGTTCACGGTCCCCATCTACACCAGCCGGTAA
- a CDS encoding helix-turn-helix transcriptional regulator, translated as MNNHLEELRKQRGIRQEELAAALEVSRQTIGSLENGRYNPSILLAFKIARYFGLSIEEIFIYEEEEN; from the coding sequence ATGAACAACCATTTGGAAGAGTTACGCAAGCAGCGCGGAATCAGGCAGGAGGAATTAGCAGCGGCGCTTGAGGTGTCCAGGCAAACGATTGGTTCACTGGAGAACGGCCGCTATAATCCGTCCATCCTGCTGGCGTTCAAGATCGCCCGGTATTTCGGGCTGAGCATTGAGGAGATTTTTATTTATGAGGAGGAAGAGAATTGA
- a CDS encoding ABC transporter substrate-binding protein → MNRATQKQEAGRKKFAARQSGLFMVWMLALVLVLTACGSGGGANAGTAAQPSASAEPSPSPEVQAQASPEAQATAAYPVTFKHIKGEYTLTEKPKVIAVLDVKFADQLIALGEKPAGSVVAGTKDEFPEYLSAQMDGVKVLGTRDEPNLEAIVALNPDLILMTDFQEEAYESVSKIAPTIVLDFYEDWRDTLATIGTITGKQAEAEVVKKAYEDKITGLREQLSAKLGDETVALIRPRPEGIRVHGPEHRTGSILYEDLGLKAPAFVQAIKDDTSVEISMETVSDIGADRYFLLSDDLFAKEAEALASSPIWKSLDAVKNNRAYDVNSTLWIAYYGPLAINIIVDQASEALLGAN, encoded by the coding sequence GTGAACAGAGCAACACAGAAACAAGAGGCCGGCAGGAAGAAATTTGCCGCCCGGCAATCAGGATTATTCATGGTATGGATGCTGGCGCTGGTACTGGTACTGACAGCTTGCGGGTCTGGAGGGGGAGCTAATGCTGGCACAGCCGCACAGCCTTCAGCTTCAGCTGAGCCGTCCCCGTCGCCTGAAGTACAGGCGCAGGCATCACCGGAAGCACAGGCTACAGCAGCCTACCCGGTTACCTTCAAACATATCAAGGGCGAATATACGCTTACGGAGAAGCCGAAGGTGATCGCTGTGCTTGACGTGAAATTCGCCGATCAGCTGATCGCGCTTGGAGAGAAGCCGGCAGGCAGCGTAGTTGCCGGAACCAAGGACGAGTTCCCGGAATATCTGAGTGCTCAAATGGACGGGGTGAAGGTCCTGGGTACACGCGATGAGCCCAATCTGGAAGCCATTGTGGCGCTGAACCCGGATCTGATCTTGATGACTGATTTTCAGGAAGAAGCTTATGAGAGTGTCAGTAAAATCGCGCCTACAATCGTCCTGGACTTCTATGAGGATTGGCGGGATACGCTGGCTACCATCGGTACAATAACAGGGAAGCAGGCAGAGGCTGAAGTAGTGAAGAAGGCCTACGAGGACAAAATCACCGGACTGCGTGAGCAACTGTCGGCGAAGCTGGGCGACGAGACGGTGGCGCTGATTCGTCCAAGACCGGAAGGGATTCGGGTACATGGTCCCGAGCACCGGACAGGAAGCATTCTGTATGAGGATCTGGGATTAAAGGCACCTGCGTTCGTTCAAGCCATCAAGGATGACACCTCGGTCGAAATATCGATGGAGACTGTCTCTGATATCGGGGCAGACCGCTATTTCCTGCTCTCAGATGATCTGTTCGCCAAAGAGGCAGAGGCTCTGGCCAGCAGTCCGATCTGGAAATCCCTTGATGCAGTGAAGAATAACCGGGCCTATGATGTGAATTCAACGCTCTGGATCGCGTATTATGGTCCCCTGGCGATCAATATTATTGTAGATCAGGCCTCGGAAGCGCTGCTTGGAGCCAACTGA
- a CDS encoding AraC family transcriptional regulator encodes MPQQEQASLWSDTAVKTLDVRSGTVPPGGVLSETELAANQLLLAIGGQGGLVMNGEGCHVQASFACHAAKGSAYTLSAGSDNIHYTAISYKAIPVAGAAHVLFPQRNHPLRTSFVYHSAPPAELHMAAERIAAKWSRGEGLERFHANALLQGMLYELIMEHERGQGGREPDMVEVVAAYIEGHYRQELGLKELAALAGCGVRQLQRRFKQEKRLGPMEYVIRLRMENAERMLRYTDAPIGEIAERTGYRDMYYFSRAFKKHYGVPPQLFRRTAALDSGAVTVPAELPDRLAFPHGSPQGPVIRHLRGEYRVTAAPRRIAVLDVQYADHLHALGISPAGSVGFGSGALNFPPYFRERLMATEMLGTYEYPDLLAVERLRPDLIICTEVHAPHYERLSRVAPAIMFKRNESWQTILKLFGELTGKQAEADRIIADYLRRTELLSAELAPVLAGKSVALIRPRESIVRVHTASHRTGAVLYRDLGLPAPLFVADTASDTAYHISVDRLPAVHANYYFLLSNERMQGGISMTEQSVRGMLGTDQQRIYPVDAATWIGCYGPTGINCIVDQVARALLA; translated from the coding sequence ATGCCGCAACAAGAACAGGCAAGTCTATGGAGTGATACAGCAGTCAAGACGCTTGATGTGCGCAGTGGTACTGTGCCGCCCGGCGGTGTGCTGAGCGAAACGGAACTGGCGGCAAATCAGCTGCTGCTGGCCATTGGCGGGCAGGGAGGGCTTGTGATGAATGGTGAAGGCTGCCATGTCCAGGCCTCTTTTGCCTGTCATGCTGCCAAGGGATCAGCCTATACTCTGAGTGCGGGATCAGACAACATTCATTATACAGCTATTAGCTACAAGGCCATTCCTGTGGCGGGAGCAGCACATGTGCTCTTCCCGCAGCGCAATCACCCGCTGCGCACTTCGTTTGTGTATCATTCCGCGCCCCCGGCGGAGCTGCATATGGCGGCGGAGAGAATTGCCGCCAAATGGAGCCGGGGAGAAGGGCTGGAACGCTTCCATGCCAATGCGCTGCTACAAGGCATGCTCTACGAGCTTATTATGGAGCATGAACGCGGTCAGGGCGGCAGAGAGCCGGATATGGTGGAGGTTGTTGCCGCCTATATCGAGGGGCATTATCGTCAGGAGCTGGGGCTTAAGGAGCTGGCCGCGCTGGCCGGATGCGGCGTGCGGCAGCTCCAGCGGCGGTTCAAGCAGGAGAAGCGGCTCGGCCCGATGGAATACGTAATCCGGCTGCGGATGGAGAATGCAGAGCGGATGCTGCGTTATACGGATGCTCCCATCGGGGAGATCGCTGAGCGGACAGGCTACCGCGACATGTATTATTTCAGCAGGGCATTCAAGAAGCATTATGGAGTCCCTCCGCAGCTCTTCAGGCGTACTGCCGCTTTAGATTCCGGTGCGGTTACCGTTCCTGCGGAATTGCCGGATCGTTTGGCCTTCCCGCACGGATCACCACAGGGTCCGGTGATCCGCCATCTGCGGGGCGAATATCGTGTCACCGCTGCTCCGCGGCGGATCGCCGTGCTTGACGTCCAATATGCTGACCATTTGCATGCGCTGGGGATATCCCCCGCAGGAAGTGTAGGCTTCGGAAGCGGGGCGCTGAATTTCCCTCCGTATTTCCGGGAGAGATTGATGGCAACGGAAATGCTCGGCACCTATGAGTACCCGGACCTGCTGGCTGTAGAACGGCTGCGCCCGGATCTGATTATCTGCACCGAGGTGCATGCTCCGCACTATGAACGCTTAAGCCGGGTGGCGCCGGCGATCATGTTCAAGCGCAATGAGAGCTGGCAGACCATTCTGAAGCTATTCGGCGAACTGACAGGCAAGCAGGCGGAGGCAGATCGCATTATTGCCGATTACCTGCGCCGTACGGAACTGCTGTCCGCAGAGCTTGCTCCGGTACTCGCGGGTAAAAGCGTGGCGCTGATCCGTCCGCGCGAGTCCATCGTCCGGGTACACACGGCTTCTCACCGCACAGGTGCTGTACTGTACCGCGACCTTGGTCTGCCTGCCCCGTTATTTGTGGCGGACACCGCCTCCGACACGGCCTATCATATTTCCGTGGACAGACTTCCGGCTGTGCATGCTAACTACTACTTTTTGCTTAGCAACGAGAGAATGCAGGGAGGAATATCAATGACAGAACAAAGCGTGAGAGGCATGCTGGGTACAGACCAGCAGCGTATATACCCGGTAGATGCGGCTACCTGGATCGGCTGCTATGGACCTACAGGCATCAATTGTATCGTGGATCAGGTCGCCCGGGCGTTGCTGGCTTGA
- a CDS encoding (2Fe-2S)-binding protein, which translates to MDRYLSSARWRELAEDYRMRLGEPPADSVRTIALSELQDEAVCREYISWLKDYIGAPDMQVAASMLAKRIGYLWIAPILTAMTVHNHEVFFPLDRSFLYHPASTEETTFPFLALDGLQSASPQKDRAVWREAVIEENFAARLAPLLQMLANVGPVSMAVLWENIMVRIAPLYAPRADLSGEERLRMQEDFAFLTRTAPGTLFGSRRNPFTRFTGGNDEAPVAKSKRITCCFYYRMSGEYCRKCPKIDIENESQLK; encoded by the coding sequence ATGGACCGCTATTTGTCGTCGGCCCGCTGGAGGGAACTGGCGGAGGATTACCGGATGAGGCTGGGGGAGCCGCCTGCGGACAGCGTCCGCACCATCGCTCTGAGTGAGCTGCAAGATGAAGCGGTATGCCGCGAATATATCAGCTGGCTTAAGGATTATATCGGTGCGCCGGACATGCAGGTTGCTGCCTCCATGCTGGCCAAAAGGATCGGCTATCTGTGGATCGCGCCAATACTGACCGCCATGACCGTTCATAATCATGAAGTCTTCTTCCCGCTGGACAGAAGCTTCCTCTATCATCCGGCTTCTACAGAAGAGACGACATTCCCATTCCTGGCGCTGGACGGGCTTCAGTCAGCCTCACCACAGAAGGATAGGGCCGTGTGGCGCGAAGCTGTTATTGAGGAGAATTTTGCGGCACGGCTTGCGCCGCTGCTGCAGATGCTTGCCAACGTTGGACCCGTCTCCATGGCCGTGCTGTGGGAGAATATTATGGTGCGTATTGCCCCGTTGTATGCGCCTAGAGCAGACCTATCCGGTGAAGAAAGGCTGCGGATGCAAGAGGATTTTGCGTTTCTGACCCGGACGGCTCCCGGCACATTGTTCGGCTCAAGACGCAACCCGTTCACCCGGTTCACCGGGGGGAATGACGAGGCTCCGGTTGCGAAGAGCAAGCGCATTACGTGCTGTTTCTACTACCGGATGTCCGGGGAATATTGCAGAAAGTGTCCGAAGATTGACATTGAGAATGAATCTCAATTAAAATGA
- a CDS encoding ABC transporter ATP-binding protein: MTMTRWAAYKALTQGIEGVHKPLLALALFKLWNLVCGLLPLFLYSLLVNRVLVEAHMDVLWPVIAGYLGVFLLTTAGIAVSKRYSNQLLLKYDLRLKRKLLNRVSSLDYEEYSRYSVGDLKSRIEQDSAAAGRFFTVHLLDFSYAVLYAAALAGILVSYDWRIALLSFVFVPVSLLTVNLLGEKTRKAGEELWRLQNGYESFLYGSLQNWKDIKTNNLEEAQLEELNGHYAAIRPVWFRSQLYQHLGVTYSFFTKNFITQLFIYFIGGLFVIKGYSEVGVLLVFISFYGQFFGFIETISNGLMNYKNDSVNISKVIGLLRAEADQRPYKGISGQEIEVQNLQFRYEGTKAFALEGISFSVGKGEHLAIVGQSGSGKSTLARLLTGQMKPQGGSVRIGGTDLHEVNSGSVAAKVSIVVQEPVLFNMTIRENLLLAGDGATEAELIACCRSANIFDFITSLEQGLDTVIGEKGMKLSGGQKQRLSIARALLQKRDIIIFDESTSALDPENESGIRNELKRLSAGTTMISIAHRLSTIQDCDKVLVLQAGKVAACDTHANLRGRNEAYDLLFRSQYAALTHTTELVH, translated from the coding sequence ATGACCATGACAAGATGGGCCGCCTATAAGGCGCTGACTCAGGGGATTGAAGGTGTCCATAAGCCGCTGCTGGCGCTCGCGCTGTTCAAGCTGTGGAATCTGGTCTGCGGACTTCTTCCGTTATTCCTGTACTCCCTGCTCGTCAATCGTGTGCTGGTAGAGGCGCATATGGATGTGCTATGGCCGGTTATCGCGGGGTATCTGGGAGTATTCCTGCTTACGACGGCCGGGATTGCGGTCAGCAAGCGCTACTCCAACCAGCTGCTCCTGAAGTATGACCTCAGGCTTAAGCGCAAGCTGCTGAATAGAGTGAGCAGCCTGGATTATGAGGAGTATAGCAGGTACAGTGTTGGTGATCTAAAAAGCCGGATCGAGCAAGATTCAGCTGCAGCCGGACGGTTCTTTACGGTTCATCTGTTAGATTTCAGCTATGCTGTCCTGTATGCTGCTGCGCTGGCTGGGATTCTTGTAAGCTATGACTGGCGGATTGCCCTCCTAAGCTTCGTCTTCGTTCCGGTCTCCCTGCTGACGGTGAATCTCCTGGGCGAGAAGACGAGGAAGGCGGGGGAGGAGCTATGGAGGCTGCAGAACGGGTACGAATCTTTTTTATATGGAAGTCTGCAGAACTGGAAGGATATTAAGACCAATAATCTGGAGGAGGCCCAGCTGGAGGAATTGAACGGGCATTATGCAGCTATCCGTCCGGTGTGGTTCCGCAGCCAGCTCTATCAGCATTTGGGCGTTACTTATTCGTTCTTCACCAAGAACTTCATTACCCAACTGTTCATCTACTTCATTGGCGGACTCTTCGTAATTAAAGGCTACTCGGAGGTCGGTGTGTTGCTGGTGTTCATCAGCTTCTACGGGCAGTTCTTCGGGTTCATCGAGACCATCAGCAATGGCCTGATGAATTACAAGAATGATTCGGTGAATATCAGTAAAGTGATCGGATTGTTGCGTGCAGAAGCGGACCAGCGGCCTTACAAGGGCATAAGCGGACAGGAGATTGAGGTTCAGAATTTGCAGTTCCGCTATGAGGGGACGAAGGCCTTCGCACTGGAGGGAATTTCGTTCTCGGTGGGGAAGGGGGAGCATCTAGCCATTGTAGGGCAGAGCGGAAGCGGCAAGTCAACGCTTGCCAGGCTGCTGACCGGACAGATGAAGCCCCAGGGCGGGAGCGTCCGCATCGGCGGCACGGATCTGCATGAGGTGAACAGCGGGAGTGTGGCCGCCAAGGTAAGCATCGTGGTGCAGGAGCCTGTTCTGTTCAATATGACGATCCGGGAGAACCTGCTGCTGGCGGGAGACGGGGCAACGGAAGCAGAGCTGATAGCCTGCTGCCGCAGCGCCAATATCTTTGACTTCATTACATCGCTCGAGCAAGGACTGGATACGGTTATCGGGGAGAAGGGGATGAAGCTCTCCGGGGGCCAGAAGCAGCGGCTGTCGATTGCGCGGGCGCTGCTGCAGAAGCGGGACATTATTATTTTCGATGAAAGTACAAGCGCCCTGGACCCTGAGAATGAGAGCGGCATTAGGAATGAGCTGAAGCGTCTGTCTGCCGGCACAACCATGATCTCGATCGCGCACCGCCTCTCTACAATTCAAGACTGTGACAAGGTGCTGGTTCTGCAAGCCGGTAAGGTGGCAGCCTGCGATACCCATGCTAACCTGCGTGGCCGGAATGAAGCCTATGATCTGCTGTTCCGCAGCCAATACGCCGCCTTAACCCATACCACAGAACTTGTTCATTGA
- a CDS encoding 5-methyltetrahydropteroyltriglutamate--homocysteine methyltransferase — MCDRFQIVGSLLRPAELLEYKQQIEHRDDIQYPFYGDFQGYEQCEAKAIQSVVEQASENGLTVLTDGEYSKSMWHLDFAWGFQGIQRYIAPHGYFFRDIDGTSKYETRKDIGLRITGELGGKNHHFLQAYRQLQEHAGDRETKLCVPSPSHIFGELSWSDNLGGEGAVYQNRDELKAGLVTAYKDFVGEFAAAGGKILQFDDCLWELFADDNPNSPFTGEAINHEEVQSLATEFIDINNTIIDYGHSLGLLMWTHNCRGNYDSRNMGGGSYVKIANLFLKQLKYDRFFLEWDDERAGSLEALAVFKDRPETEIVLGLLSSKTSTLDDETRVLRMLDEASTIIPKERLLLSHQCGFASCDGGNELTEAEQWAKIRQGQEIARQYWA; from the coding sequence ATGTGTGATAGATTTCAGATTGTAGGCAGCCTGCTGCGTCCGGCGGAGCTATTAGAATATAAGCAGCAGATTGAACACCGGGACGATATTCAGTATCCCTTTTACGGGGATTTCCAGGGCTATGAGCAGTGTGAGGCGAAGGCGATTCAGTCGGTAGTCGAGCAAGCGAGCGAGAATGGGCTGACGGTTCTGACGGACGGGGAGTACTCTAAGTCGATGTGGCATTTGGACTTCGCGTGGGGCTTCCAGGGAATTCAGCGCTATATTGCGCCTCACGGGTATTTCTTCAGAGACATTGACGGCACCTCCAAATACGAGACGCGCAAAGACATCGGTCTGCGCATCACAGGCGAGCTGGGCGGGAAGAATCACCACTTCCTTCAGGCGTACCGCCAGCTTCAGGAGCATGCCGGAGACCGGGAGACGAAGCTGTGCGTGCCTTCACCGTCCCATATCTTCGGAGAGCTGTCCTGGTCGGATAACCTTGGCGGCGAGGGGGCAGTGTACCAGAACCGTGATGAGCTGAAGGCCGGTCTGGTGACGGCTTATAAGGATTTTGTAGGGGAATTCGCGGCTGCTGGCGGTAAGATTCTGCAATTCGACGACTGCCTCTGGGAGCTGTTCGCGGACGATAATCCAAATTCGCCATTTACCGGTGAGGCAATCAACCACGAGGAAGTACAGAGTCTCGCGACAGAGTTCATCGATATTAACAACACCATTATTGATTACGGACATAGCCTGGGGCTGCTTATGTGGACCCATAACTGCCGCGGCAATTACGATTCCCGGAATATGGGCGGCGGCTCTTATGTGAAGATTGCCAACTTGTTCCTGAAGCAGCTGAAGTACGACCGCTTCTTCCTGGAGTGGGACGACGAACGCGCGGGCTCGCTGGAGGCACTTGCCGTGTTCAAGGATAGACCGGAGACGGAAATTGTACTTGGCCTGCTGTCTTCCAAAACCAGTACGCTGGACGATGAGACCCGTGTCCTCCGCATGCTGGATGAAGCGTCCACGATCATTCCGAAGGAGAGATTACTGCTCTCCCACCAATGCGGCTTCGCCTCCTGTGACGGGGGGAATGAGCTGACGGAAGCGGAGCAATGGGCGAAGATTAGACAGGGGCAAGAGATTGCCCGGCAATATTGGGCTTAA